In Pseudomonadota bacterium, a genomic segment contains:
- a CDS encoding DUF3426 domain-containing protein yields MAAHELYTTCTACGAVFEITLEQLGLANGAVRCGVCGETFNARESLREGIDDTDAPPAPDQQHPDEPMPSDADHPSLAADLPYDDDHAPSISSESSALDEDEPLVARYDEPVTTEALDTGGKLVALDLLDESLSQGDEITIDIDAPSAPAPRYDEETGELDGLLGESKGGPGLVSTVLWGMLGAMMLVVAVGQVALYWRDQWVQVAWLNGPLLALNERLGSPVDITYDVTRYRFVDRPRLLVDTLGDATTPQVLEVKAEVTNDASVPQPLPHLRLILEDRWGRPVASRTLAPSDYLAPGRAPERYLGPDERIDASARVTAQNAAPEAYTLDICLPAVDGQLDCGESPTKR; encoded by the coding sequence GTGGCGGCGCACGAACTCTATACCACCTGCACCGCGTGCGGCGCGGTCTTCGAGATCACCCTCGAGCAGCTCGGCCTGGCCAACGGTGCCGTGCGCTGCGGCGTGTGCGGCGAGACCTTCAACGCGCGGGAAAGCCTTCGCGAGGGCATCGACGATACCGACGCGCCCCCCGCACCCGACCAGCAGCACCCCGATGAGCCCATGCCGAGCGATGCAGACCACCCATCGCTCGCGGCAGACCTCCCCTACGACGACGACCACGCCCCCTCCATCAGCAGCGAGTCCTCTGCCCTCGACGAGGACGAGCCGTTGGTCGCCCGCTACGACGAGCCGGTAACCACCGAGGCCCTGGACACCGGGGGCAAGCTGGTCGCCCTGGACCTCCTGGATGAGTCCTTGAGCCAAGGGGATGAGATCACGATCGATATCGACGCCCCCTCCGCGCCCGCCCCGAGATACGACGAGGAGACCGGGGAACTGGACGGCCTGCTCGGCGAGTCGAAGGGCGGACCGGGCCTGGTGTCGACCGTGCTCTGGGGCATGCTCGGGGCGATGATGCTGGTGGTGGCGGTGGGCCAGGTCGCCCTGTACTGGCGCGACCAGTGGGTACAGGTCGCTTGGCTGAACGGCCCGTTGCTCGCCCTCAACGAGCGACTCGGCAGCCCCGTCGACATCACCTACGACGTCACCCGCTACCGCTTCGTGGATCGACCGCGCTTGCTGGTGGATACCCTTGGCGATGCAACGACCCCGCAGGTGCTCGAGGTGAAAGCGGAAGTCACCAACGACGCCAGCGTGCCCCAGCCCCTGCCTCACCTACGCCTGATCTTAGAGGACCGCTGGGGACGCCCCGTCGCCAGCCGCACGCTCGCGCCGAGCGACTACCTCGCCCCGGGACGCGCCCCGGAGCGCTACCTGGGCCCGGACGAGCGCATCGATGCCAGCGCCCGCGTCACCGCGCAGAACGCGGCACCCGAGGCCTACACCCTGGATATCTGTCTGCCGGCCGTCGACGGCCAGCTGGACTGTGGCGAATCCCCCACTAAACGATAA
- the prmA gene encoding 50S ribosomal protein L11 methyltransferase: MSERWPQIVVVAAREELDALEEALFELGALSVTAEDAGDEPILEPAPGTTPRWQRTRLRALFERGAGLDALRPELARRFPHREFQIDESLADRDWVREWMVHFKPMRFGERLWVLPQHADAEAATGTGSEGESPVIVRLDPGLAFGTGTHPSTASCLRWLDAHAAALRAPGTRMLDYGCGSGILSVAAAKLGATRVCAVDLDPQALLATEENARNNGVRERLAVMAPAPLSAGAYDIVVANILAGPLISLASRLATLTRPAGQLKLAGILREQADAVANAYAPWFEVGTEAIDEQWARVAGVRKGA, encoded by the coding sequence TTGAGCGAGCGCTGGCCACAGATCGTCGTCGTCGCCGCGCGCGAGGAGTTGGACGCCCTGGAGGAGGCCCTGTTCGAACTCGGGGCCCTCTCCGTCACCGCTGAGGATGCGGGTGACGAACCCATCCTGGAGCCCGCACCCGGCACCACCCCGCGCTGGCAACGCACGCGCCTCCGGGCGCTCTTCGAGCGCGGGGCAGGTCTCGACGCCCTGCGTCCCGAACTCGCCCGCCGCTTCCCTCATCGGGAGTTTCAGATCGACGAGAGCCTCGCCGATCGGGACTGGGTTCGCGAATGGATGGTGCACTTCAAGCCCATGCGCTTCGGCGAGCGCCTGTGGGTACTGCCCCAGCACGCAGACGCCGAAGCGGCGACGGGCACTGGCTCGGAAGGAGAGTCGCCCGTCATCGTGCGCCTCGACCCGGGCCTCGCCTTCGGCACCGGCACACATCCCAGCACCGCGAGCTGCCTGCGCTGGCTCGACGCCCACGCCGCGGCGTTGCGCGCGCCGGGCACGCGCATGCTCGATTACGGGTGCGGCTCGGGCATCCTGAGCGTGGCCGCTGCAAAGCTGGGCGCGACTCGCGTCTGTGCGGTGGATCTCGATCCCCAAGCGCTGCTCGCCACCGAGGAGAACGCTCGCAACAACGGCGTGCGCGAGCGCTTGGCGGTCATGGCGCCCGCGCCGCTGAGCGCCGGCGCTTACGACATCGTGGTGGCCAATATCCTCGCCGGCCCCCTCATCTCCCTGGCCTCGCGCCTCGCCACCCTGACCCGGCCAGCCGGTCAGTTGAAGCTCGCCGGCATCCTGCGCGAGCAAGCCGACGCGGTGGCGAACGCGTACGCGCCTTGGTTCGAGGTCGGGACGGAGGCGATCGACGAGCAATGGGCACGCGTGGCAGGCGTGCGCAAGGGCGCTTGA
- the yrfG gene encoding GMP/IMP nucleotidase — protein sequence MTAAIDWDRAQTVLLDMDGTLLDLAFDNFFWRELIPEEYGRREGLSPDAARDHVYASYEARSGTLDWYCLDHWEEAFGLDLVALKRQHLAGVCFLPGVEAFLAALGGAGLRRVIATNAHGTTLTLKLQQTGLASLVDEVHSSHHLGAAKEEQAFWQAFRRKLGFEPASTVLIDDNVAVLDAAHAFGIGQCLAISQPDSTQPPQDATSLEYPWVVGVAALTPALTRAQGSGA from the coding sequence ATGACCGCTGCCATCGACTGGGATCGGGCGCAGACCGTGCTGCTGGACATGGATGGCACCCTCCTCGACCTGGCCTTCGACAATTTCTTCTGGCGCGAGCTGATCCCTGAGGAGTATGGGCGCCGCGAGGGTCTGTCTCCCGATGCGGCGCGCGACCACGTCTACGCCTCCTACGAAGCGCGCTCCGGTACCCTCGATTGGTACTGCCTGGATCATTGGGAGGAGGCGTTCGGTCTTGATCTGGTTGCGCTCAAGCGCCAGCACCTCGCCGGAGTGTGCTTCTTGCCGGGGGTGGAGGCGTTTCTCGCGGCCCTGGGAGGCGCCGGTCTGCGCCGGGTCATCGCGACCAATGCCCATGGCACCACCCTGACCCTGAAGCTGCAGCAGACTGGGCTTGCCTCGTTGGTCGATGAGGTGCATTCGTCCCACCATCTGGGCGCGGCGAAGGAGGAGCAGGCCTTCTGGCAGGCCTTTCGGCGCAAGCTCGGGTTCGAGCCTGCCAGCACCGTGCTGATCGACGACAACGTAGCGGTGCTGGATGCAGCACACGCCTTCGGTATTGGTCAGTGTCTGGCGATCAGCCAGCCGGATTCCACCCAGCCGCCGCAGGACGCGACGAGCCTTGAGTATCCGTGGGTGGTGGGTGTCGCCGCGTTGACGCCCGCGCTCACGCGGGCGCAGGGAAGCGGTGCTTAG
- the accC gene encoding acetyl-CoA carboxylase biotin carboxylase subunit, with translation MLDKVVIANRGEIALRVLRACRELGIKTVAVHSTADRNLTHVLLADESVCIGPARSTDSYLNMPALIAAAEVTDAVGIHPGYGFLSENADFAERVERSGFVFIGPKADTIRLMGDKVSAKDAMKAAGVPCVPGSDGPLGDDPDENLRICRDIGFPLIVKAAGGGGGRGMRVVHSEAALLGAIQMTRSEAGAAFGNDMVYAERFLEHPRHVEFQVLADNHGNVIHLGERDCSMQRRHQKVIEEAPAPGISEKLRNEMGEVCVEACRRIGYRSAGTFEFLYEDGEFFFIEMNTRVQVEHPVTELVTGIDIVKEQLRMAAGEELQYKQEDVVLRGHAIECRINAEDPENFTPSPGRINQWHPPGGPGVRVDSHVYSGYTVPPFYDSMIGKLLTHGSSREEALARMRNALSEMVIEGIKTNIPLQEEILTHAAFNAGGTDIHYLEKRLGL, from the coding sequence ATGCTGGATAAGGTGGTCATCGCCAACCGTGGCGAAATCGCCCTGCGCGTGCTGCGCGCCTGTCGCGAACTCGGCATCAAGACCGTGGCCGTGCACTCCACGGCCGACCGCAATCTCACCCACGTGCTGTTGGCGGACGAGTCGGTCTGCATAGGCCCTGCCCGCTCGACGGACAGCTACCTCAACATGCCGGCGCTGATCGCCGCTGCCGAGGTGACCGACGCCGTCGGCATTCACCCGGGCTACGGCTTTCTCTCGGAGAACGCCGACTTCGCCGAGCGGGTGGAGCGCAGCGGCTTCGTGTTCATCGGACCGAAGGCGGACACGATTCGCCTGATGGGCGATAAGGTCTCAGCGAAGGATGCGATGAAAGCGGCTGGCGTGCCCTGCGTGCCCGGTTCGGACGGCCCCCTTGGCGACGACCCGGACGAAAACCTGCGCATCTGCCGCGACATCGGCTTCCCGCTGATCGTGAAGGCGGCCGGCGGCGGCGGCGGCCGCGGCATGCGCGTCGTGCACAGCGAAGCTGCCCTGCTCGGCGCCATCCAGATGACCCGCAGCGAGGCGGGCGCTGCCTTCGGCAACGACATGGTGTACGCGGAACGCTTCCTCGAGCACCCGCGCCACGTGGAGTTCCAGGTGCTGGCGGACAACCACGGCAACGTGATCCACCTCGGCGAGCGCGATTGCTCCATGCAGCGTCGACACCAGAAGGTGATCGAGGAGGCACCGGCGCCCGGCATCTCCGAGAAGCTGCGCAACGAGATGGGTGAGGTGTGCGTGGAAGCCTGCCGCCGCATCGGCTATCGCAGCGCCGGCACCTTCGAGTTCCTCTACGAGGACGGCGAGTTCTTCTTCATCGAGATGAACACCCGCGTGCAGGTGGAGCATCCGGTCACGGAGTTGGTCACGGGCATCGACATCGTGAAGGAGCAGCTGCGCATGGCCGCGGGCGAGGAGCTGCAGTACAAGCAGGAAGACGTGGTCTTGCGCGGGCACGCGATCGAGTGCCGTATCAACGCGGAAGACCCGGAGAACTTCACGCCCTCGCCAGGTCGCATCAACCAGTGGCACCCGCCGGGCGGTCCGGGCGTGCGCGTGGACTCGCACGTGTACAGCGGGTACACGGTGCCTCCGTTCTACGACTCGATGATCGGCAAGCTCTTGACCCACGGCTCCAGCCGCGAGGAGGCGCTTGCGCGGATGCGCAACGCCCTGAGCGAAATGGTGATCGAGGGCATCAAGACCAACATCCCGCTGCAGGAAGAGATCCTCACCCACGCGGCCTTCAACGCCGGCGGCACGGATATCCACTACCTCGAGAAGCGACTGGGGCTGTAA
- a CDS encoding DEAD/DEAH box helicase: MPDKHLSDLRFDQLELTPPVLEGLRDAGFENCTPIQANTLPIALGGTDVAGQAQTGTGKTAAFLVALFNHLLLNAPAETRKPQQVRAMVLAPTRELAVQIHADAEVLGAHTGLTLGLAFGGTDYEKQRRRLEEGVDILIGTPGRIIDYFKQRVFDLTHAQVLVLDEADRMFDIGFIKDIRYLLRKLPPHDERLNLLFSATLGHRVLELAYEHMNDPQLVRVEPDKITADRVRQVVYFPANQEKLPLLVGMLRRMDPPRTMVFVNTKRSADLVQRTLEVNGVSAQAISGDVPQRKRLSMLKAFQSGELRVLVGTDVASRGLHIPGVTHVINYDLPQDAEDYVHRIGRTARAGEFGDAISFGCEDYAVNLPDIEAYIGRRIPVDAVPQEDLAEVKRAPRRPPRNREEREGRRGGRGDGGGRSRRGSRSRSDARDNADKEPQDASTGAPENGAASDSAPAEAAATGDGAKKKRRRRRRRSGPRQDEGTNASKDASSSSPASDAPAPEASET; encoded by the coding sequence ATGCCGGACAAGCACCTCAGCGACCTACGCTTCGACCAGCTCGAACTGACACCCCCTGTTCTCGAGGGTCTACGCGACGCCGGCTTCGAAAACTGCACCCCCATCCAGGCGAATACACTCCCGATTGCCCTCGGCGGCACGGACGTGGCGGGTCAGGCGCAGACCGGCACCGGCAAGACGGCCGCCTTCCTCGTCGCCCTATTCAACCACCTTTTATTGAACGCCCCTGCCGAGACCCGCAAGCCCCAGCAGGTGCGGGCGATGGTGCTGGCCCCCACCCGCGAGCTCGCCGTGCAGATTCACGCGGACGCGGAGGTACTCGGCGCCCACACGGGCCTCACGCTCGGCCTCGCCTTTGGCGGCACGGACTACGAGAAGCAGCGCCGGCGGCTCGAAGAGGGCGTGGACATTCTGATCGGCACGCCCGGACGGATCATCGACTACTTCAAGCAGCGCGTCTTCGATCTCACCCACGCCCAAGTGCTGGTGCTGGACGAGGCCGATCGCATGTTCGACATCGGCTTCATCAAGGACATTCGCTACCTGCTGCGTAAGCTACCCCCTCACGATGAACGCTTGAATCTGCTGTTCAGCGCCACGCTCGGCCATCGCGTCCTGGAGCTGGCCTACGAGCACATGAACGATCCGCAGCTGGTGCGCGTGGAGCCAGACAAGATCACGGCCGATCGCGTACGCCAGGTGGTCTACTTCCCTGCCAACCAGGAGAAGCTTCCGCTACTGGTAGGCATGCTGCGCCGTATGGATCCCCCACGCACCATGGTGTTCGTCAATACCAAGCGTTCAGCAGATCTGGTCCAGCGCACGCTAGAGGTGAACGGTGTCAGCGCCCAGGCGATTTCCGGCGATGTACCCCAGCGCAAGCGCCTCAGCATGCTGAAGGCCTTCCAGAGCGGAGAGCTACGCGTTCTAGTAGGTACGGATGTCGCCTCACGCGGCCTGCACATCCCGGGCGTCACGCACGTCATCAACTACGATCTTCCGCAGGACGCGGAGGACTACGTGCATCGCATCGGGCGTACGGCCCGCGCCGGCGAGTTCGGCGATGCCATCAGTTTTGGCTGCGAAGACTACGCGGTGAACCTGCCGGACATCGAGGCCTATATCGGCCGCCGCATCCCGGTCGATGCGGTGCCCCAGGAAGACCTCGCCGAGGTCAAGCGCGCACCACGTCGCCCACCGCGCAACCGCGAAGAGCGGGAGGGTCGCCGCGGGGGCCGCGGCGATGGCGGCGGACGCTCGCGCCGCGGCAGCCGTTCACGCTCCGACGCCCGCGACAACGCGGACAAGGAACCGCAAGACGCCTCGACCGGCGCCCCCGAGAACGGCGCAGCGAGTGATTCGGCGCCCGCCGAGGCTGCTGCTACAGGCGACGGCGCGAAGAAGAAGCGTCGGCGCCGGCGGCGTCGGTCAGGCCCGCGCCAGGATGAGGGTACCAACGCCAGTAAGGACGCCAGCAGTAGCAGCCCGGCCTCCGACGCGCCCGCCCCCGAGGCTAGCGAGACCTAA
- the rho gene encoding transcription termination factor Rho, with the protein MNLTELKRMPPNKLVELATSLGLEGMARLRKQDIIFATLKAHAKNGKNIHGDGVLEILQDGFGFLRSADSSYLAGPDDIYVSPSQIRRFNLRTGDTISGLIRPPKDGERYFALLKVSQINLDKPENAKNKVLFENLTPLFPRERLKLEAGNGSTEDLTARIIDMVAPIGKGQRGLIVSPPKAGKTMLLQNIAHSIVNNHPECYIIVLLIDERPEEVTEMARSVRGEVVSSTFDEPASRHVQVAEMVIEKAKRLVEHRRDVVILLDSITRLARAYNTVVPSSGKVLTGGVDANALHRPKRFFGAARNIEEGGSLTIIATALVDTGSRMDDVIYEEFKGTGNMEIHLDRRIAEKRTFPAMNINRSGTRKEELLTDPAELQKLWVLRKLLHPMDEIAAIEFLLSKLKDTKLNSEFFDAMKR; encoded by the coding sequence ATGAATCTCACCGAGCTGAAGCGGATGCCGCCGAACAAGCTCGTGGAGCTTGCCACTTCCCTCGGCCTCGAAGGTATGGCGCGCCTGCGCAAGCAGGACATCATCTTTGCCACCCTCAAGGCGCACGCGAAGAACGGCAAGAATATCCACGGCGACGGCGTGTTGGAGATTCTGCAGGACGGCTTCGGCTTCCTGCGCTCGGCGGACAGCTCCTACCTGGCAGGCCCGGACGATATCTACGTCTCGCCCAGCCAGATCCGGCGCTTCAACCTGCGCACGGGTGACACGATCTCCGGCCTGATCCGCCCGCCGAAGGACGGTGAGCGCTACTTCGCCCTGCTCAAGGTCAGCCAGATCAATCTGGACAAGCCTGAGAACGCGAAGAACAAGGTCCTCTTCGAGAACTTGACGCCCCTGTTCCCGCGCGAGCGCCTGAAGCTCGAAGCGGGCAACGGCAGCACGGAAGACCTCACGGCGCGCATCATCGATATGGTGGCGCCGATCGGTAAGGGCCAGCGCGGCCTGATCGTCTCCCCGCCGAAGGCTGGTAAGACGATGCTGCTGCAGAACATCGCGCACTCGATCGTCAACAACCACCCCGAGTGCTACATCATCGTGCTGCTCATCGACGAGCGACCGGAAGAGGTCACGGAGATGGCTCGCTCCGTGCGCGGCGAGGTGGTCTCCAGTACCTTCGATGAGCCGGCCAGTCGCCACGTGCAGGTGGCGGAGATGGTGATCGAGAAGGCCAAGCGCCTGGTAGAGCACCGTCGCGACGTGGTGATCCTGCTCGACTCCATCACCCGCCTGGCTCGCGCCTACAACACCGTGGTGCCCTCCTCGGGCAAGGTGCTCACCGGTGGTGTGGATGCCAACGCCCTGCATCGCCCGAAGCGGTTCTTCGGCGCTGCGCGCAACATCGAAGAAGGCGGCAGTCTCACGATCATCGCCACGGCGCTGGTCGACACGGGCTCGCGCATGGACGATGTGATCTACGAGGAGTTCAAGGGCACCGGCAACATGGAGATCCACCTGGATCGCCGTATCGCCGAGAAGCGCACCTTCCCGGCGATGAACATCAACCGTTCCGGCACCCGTAAGGAAGAGCTGCTGACCGATCCTGCGGAGCTGCAAAAGCTCTGGGTGCTGCGCAAGCTCCTGCACCCGATGGACGAAATTGCGGCGATCGAGTTCCTGCTCTCGAAGCTGAAGGACACGAAGCTCAACAGCGAGTTCTTCGACGCGATGAAGCGCTGA
- the purH gene encoding bifunctional phosphoribosylaminoimidazolecarboxamide formyltransferase/IMP cyclohydrolase produces MSDSTAKALISVSDKEGVAPLAERIARLGFEILSTGGTAKTLREAGVTVTGVSEHTGFPEILGGRVKTLHPKIHGGILARGAQDADTLAAHAIDPLAIVVVNLYPFAKTIARPGCTFEEAVEQIDIGGPAMLRAAAKNHEHVIVLVDPVDYSPVLDELEQTGTVSAKTRRRLSARAFAHTAAYDRTIASYLEAACAEDSPEVEQVTLPAELSLQFSRASQLRYGENPHQAAAIYQADGAPGIAGFLQHAGKPLSYNNIVDTQTADGCAREIEGCACVIVKHANPCGAAIADSPIAAYERAFAADPTSDFGGIVAFNRPIDAQVLGAVLAKQFVEVIIAPAVASDALPALASKPNVRLLTPAGDQQASAHDALDIRSIAGGLLVQARDLLRVSADQLDVVTKRAPAAEEFEELLFAWTLVKWVKSNAIVYTRDGQTVGIGAGQTSRIDSARFGAHKADTFSLSLQGAVMASDAFFPFRDSIDAAAEHGIRLVIQPGGSRRDEEVIAAANEHDMAMVFTGHRHFRH; encoded by the coding sequence TTGAGCGACTCCACGGCAAAGGCGCTGATCAGCGTCAGCGACAAGGAAGGCGTTGCCCCCCTCGCTGAGCGCATCGCGCGCCTTGGCTTTGAGATTCTCTCGACGGGCGGCACCGCCAAGACCTTGCGAGAAGCCGGGGTCACCGTCACCGGCGTCAGCGAACACACGGGCTTCCCCGAAATTCTCGGCGGCCGGGTGAAAACTCTGCACCCGAAGATCCACGGCGGCATTCTCGCCCGCGGGGCGCAGGACGCGGACACGCTCGCCGCCCATGCGATCGACCCTTTGGCTATCGTAGTAGTTAACCTCTACCCCTTCGCCAAGACCATCGCGCGACCGGGCTGCACCTTCGAAGAAGCGGTGGAGCAGATCGATATCGGCGGCCCGGCCATGCTGCGCGCGGCGGCGAAGAACCACGAGCACGTAATCGTGCTGGTAGACCCCGTTGACTACTCACCGGTCCTGGACGAGCTGGAGCAAACGGGCACCGTCAGCGCAAAAACCCGACGACGCCTCAGCGCCCGCGCCTTCGCCCACACGGCAGCCTACGACCGCACCATCGCAAGTTACCTCGAAGCAGCATGCGCCGAGGACTCGCCGGAAGTCGAGCAAGTCACGCTTCCCGCCGAACTCTCCCTGCAGTTCTCCCGCGCTTCGCAACTGCGCTACGGCGAGAACCCCCATCAAGCTGCCGCCATCTACCAGGCGGACGGCGCTCCCGGGATCGCCGGTTTTTTGCAGCACGCGGGTAAGCCACTCTCCTACAACAACATCGTCGATACGCAAACCGCCGATGGCTGTGCCCGGGAGATCGAGGGCTGCGCGTGCGTCATCGTCAAGCACGCCAACCCCTGCGGCGCCGCCATCGCCGACTCGCCCATCGCAGCGTACGAACGGGCCTTCGCCGCAGACCCCACCTCGGACTTCGGCGGCATCGTCGCCTTCAACCGACCGATCGACGCCCAGGTGCTCGGGGCGGTGCTCGCGAAGCAGTTCGTGGAAGTGATCATCGCCCCCGCCGTGGCCAGCGATGCCCTGCCTGCCCTCGCCAGCAAGCCCAACGTGCGCTTGCTCACGCCCGCTGGCGATCAGCAGGCGAGCGCTCACGACGCCCTGGACATTCGCTCGATCGCCGGTGGCCTCCTGGTGCAGGCGCGCGACCTGCTGCGCGTGAGCGCTGACCAACTCGATGTGGTCACCAAGCGTGCCCCGGCAGCGGAGGAGTTCGAGGAGCTCCTGTTCGCCTGGACGCTGGTCAAATGGGTCAAGTCCAACGCTATCGTCTACACGCGCGACGGCCAGACCGTCGGCATCGGCGCAGGCCAGACGAGCCGCATCGACTCCGCACGCTTCGGCGCACACAAGGCGGACACCTTCTCCCTATCGCTGCAGGGCGCGGTGATGGCCTCGGACGCCTTCTTCCCCTTCCGCGACTCCATCGATGCGGCCGCCGAACACGGTATTCGCCTGGTCATCCAACCGGGCGGATCACGCCGCGATGAGGAAGTGATCGCCGCCGCCAACGAACACGACATGGCCATGGTGTTCACCGGCCATCGTCACTTCCGCCACTGA
- the purD gene encoding phosphoribosylamine--glycine ligase, with product MKVLVIGSGGREHALAWRLARGASVTEVYCAPGNAGTALEPRIRNLALTEDDALLAFAKREGIGLVVIGPEAPLAAGLADRFNDAGVPCLGPGAAGAQLEASKEHAKAFMNRHGIPTAAHRVFTSRNDAMAYLEEVGAPVVVKADGLAAGKGVVVAGTLDEAREAVESMLGGCFGDAGHRVVIESFLEGEEASFIVLTDGETIVPLASSQDHKARDEGDQGPNTGGMGAYSPAPVVTDEVNERVMRNVIRPAIEGLAKDGVVFRGFLYAGLMIDPKGEAKVLEFNCRLGDPETQPILMRLRSDLAALCLAAAQGRLGELADAVSWDPRTALGVVLASKGYPGDYPKGSPITDLPPASETEDADGKVFHAGTKLQDDQVVSSGGRVLCAVGLGEDVAQAAKRAYALTEQISWVDKYYRRDIGHRAMQR from the coding sequence ATGAAGGTGCTCGTGATCGGCAGCGGTGGCCGCGAACACGCGCTCGCCTGGCGCCTCGCCCGCGGCGCCAGCGTTACCGAGGTTTACTGCGCCCCGGGAAATGCGGGGACGGCGCTGGAACCGCGCATCCGCAACTTGGCGCTAACGGAGGACGATGCCCTGCTCGCCTTCGCCAAGCGCGAGGGCATCGGCCTGGTGGTGATCGGTCCCGAAGCCCCCCTCGCGGCAGGCCTCGCCGACCGCTTCAACGACGCGGGCGTCCCTTGCCTCGGGCCAGGCGCCGCCGGTGCCCAGCTGGAGGCCTCCAAGGAACACGCCAAGGCCTTCATGAACCGCCACGGCATCCCGACCGCGGCGCACCGCGTGTTCACCTCCCGCAACGACGCCATGGCCTACCTCGAGGAGGTGGGCGCGCCGGTGGTGGTGAAGGCGGACGGCCTCGCCGCGGGCAAGGGCGTGGTGGTGGCCGGCACGCTCGACGAAGCGCGCGAGGCGGTGGAGAGCATGCTGGGCGGCTGCTTCGGTGATGCGGGTCACCGGGTGGTGATCGAGTCCTTCCTCGAGGGAGAGGAAGCGAGCTTCATCGTCCTCACCGACGGCGAGACCATCGTGCCCCTCGCCTCGAGCCAGGATCACAAGGCTCGGGACGAGGGCGACCAAGGCCCGAACACGGGCGGCATGGGCGCCTACTCGCCGGCACCGGTGGTGACCGACGAGGTGAACGAGCGTGTCATGCGCAACGTCATCCGCCCGGCGATCGAAGGTCTCGCGAAGGACGGTGTCGTCTTCCGCGGGTTTCTCTACGCGGGCCTCATGATCGACCCCAAGGGCGAGGCGAAGGTCCTAGAGTTCAACTGCCGCCTCGGGGACCCCGAGACCCAGCCCATCTTGATGCGCCTGCGCAGCGACCTCGCCGCCCTTTGCCTGGCGGCCGCCCAAGGTCGGCTTGGGGAGCTCGCTGACGCGGTGAGCTGGGACCCGCGCACGGCCCTCGGCGTCGTCCTCGCCAGCAAGGGCTACCCAGGCGACTACCCCAAGGGATCGCCCATCACCGACCTACCGCCAGCGAGCGAGACCGAGGACGCGGATGGCAAGGTCTTCCATGCGGGCACAAAGCTGCAGGACGACCAGGTGGTCTCGAGCGGTGGGCGCGTGCTGTGCGCCGTGGGCCTCGGCGAAGACGTTGCGCAAGCAGCTAAGCGGGCCTACGCGTTGACCGAACAGATCAGTTGGGTGGATAAGTACTACCGGCGCGATATCGGCCATCGCGCCATGCAGCGCTGA
- the cysQ gene encoding 3'(2'),5'-bisphosphate nucleotidase CysQ, whose protein sequence is MDAQLPLKSLLPEVVAIARRAGRRILEIYNSADFDVEKKDDDSPLTAADLASHRAIMEGLAELTPQFPVLSEESKKEDVEARRTWETLWVVDPLDGTKEFIKRNDEFTVNIALVHGNRPVLGVVHVPALGAGIDYFGADGLGAFKSEGDEHRSIQVTKPSQQPVRVVGSRSHRGALLDGYLEALGEHEIIAMGSSLKFCIVAEGGADIYPRLGPTSEWDTAAAQAVVEAAGGRVVNTSGEPLTYNARDEILNPHFLVYGDGDRDWTSYLPD, encoded by the coding sequence ATGGACGCTCAACTGCCGCTCAAGTCACTGCTGCCAGAGGTCGTGGCCATCGCCCGTCGCGCCGGCCGTCGAATCCTCGAGATCTACAATTCCGCCGACTTCGACGTTGAGAAGAAGGACGACGACTCGCCCCTTACGGCCGCCGATCTCGCCTCCCACCGGGCGATCATGGAGGGACTGGCCGAGCTGACGCCGCAGTTCCCCGTGCTCTCCGAGGAGAGCAAAAAGGAGGACGTCGAGGCGCGCCGCACCTGGGAGACCCTCTGGGTGGTCGATCCCCTCGATGGCACCAAGGAGTTCATCAAGCGCAACGATGAGTTTACCGTGAACATCGCCCTGGTCCACGGCAACCGCCCGGTGCTCGGCGTCGTTCACGTGCCCGCGCTCGGGGCTGGCATCGACTACTTCGGGGCCGACGGCCTCGGGGCCTTCAAGAGCGAAGGCGACGAGCACCGCTCGATCCAGGTCACCAAGCCCAGCCAGCAGCCTGTGCGCGTGGTCGGCAGCCGCTCCCACCGCGGCGCCCTGCTGGACGGCTATCTCGAAGCGCTCGGAGAACACGAGATCATCGCGATGGGCAGTTCCCTGAAGTTCTGCATCGTGGCAGAAGGCGGCGCCGACATTTATCCGCGCCTGGGCCCCACCTCCGAGTGGGACACGGCGGCTGCCCAAGCCGTGGTGGAAGCCGCCGGCGGGCGCGTGGTGAACACGTCCGGAGAGCCGCTGACTTACAATGCCCGAGATGAGATTCTCAACCCCCATTTCCTGGTCTATGGGGATGGGGACCGGGACTGGACGAGTTATCTACCGGACTAG
- a CDS encoding YdcH family protein, producing the protein MADKIDTEVFEGFAKLKELRLAHRRLDEEIEVAAVSPATDQLELRRMKKRKLQLKDMIAHLESELIPDLNA; encoded by the coding sequence ATGGCTGACAAGATAGACACCGAGGTCTTCGAGGGCTTCGCCAAGCTGAAGGAGCTGCGCCTGGCGCACCGACGGCTCGACGAGGAAATCGAGGTGGCCGCTGTAAGTCCGGCCACGGACCAGCTGGAACTGCGCCGAATGAAAAAGCGCAAGTTGCAGCTTAAGGACATGATCGCGCACCTCGAGAGCGAGCTGATCCCCGACCTCAACGCCTGA